The Rhodothermia bacterium genome includes a window with the following:
- the mltG gene encoding endolytic transglycosylase MltG: MSDTPTPTPPFIQNPQPAQPSLLKKLAKPFGIGLGVFVLIVGYFMFSDNTQSYQGVRGAKIKPGSGFDGVLRGLRDAGIIQNEMSFKVLATMTGARRSFKGGYYEFKSGVSNWTMISRIKNGDQTPIKVTLLPGWRPKKVAEVLEKKLEIPQAEFFAALKDEAFAAQLNTTPSYLFGYLMPETYNVFWGTKVRPLLRRIKAEFAARITEDMKAKMKDRNLTMDQVVSLAGIVEWEARKDVEKPRIAGVYSNRLRDGMLLQADPTVQFALMETDGGIMRRLLYRDYAFPHPYNTYIHPGLPPGAITNPSFNAVKAAINPEKHDFYYFVADGTGGHLFSRTLGEHNARAAEYQALMRVRRAEQRREAEQVQNAGDNNTTQ; encoded by the coding sequence ATGTCTGATACCCCCACACCAACCCCGCCTTTCATCCAAAACCCTCAACCTGCACAGCCTTCCTTACTCAAAAAACTTGCCAAACCATTCGGAATTGGCTTGGGCGTTTTCGTGCTAATCGTTGGGTATTTTATGTTTAGTGACAATACGCAATCCTATCAAGGGGTTCGTGGCGCCAAAATCAAACCCGGCAGTGGCTTTGATGGTGTTTTGCGTGGCCTACGCGATGCAGGAATTATCCAAAACGAAATGTCTTTTAAAGTCTTGGCCACCATGACGGGCGCACGACGCTCCTTCAAAGGGGGATACTACGAGTTTAAATCTGGCGTATCGAATTGGACGATGATTTCCCGAATCAAAAATGGTGATCAAACCCCCATTAAAGTTACCTTATTGCCCGGATGGCGCCCCAAAAAAGTAGCGGAGGTCTTAGAAAAAAAATTAGAGATTCCACAAGCCGAGTTCTTTGCGGCATTGAAAGACGAAGCCTTTGCGGCGCAACTCAACACAACACCTTCTTACTTGTTTGGCTACCTCATGCCTGAAACGTATAATGTTTTCTGGGGAACCAAAGTACGACCGCTCCTTCGCCGGATTAAAGCCGAATTTGCCGCACGCATCACCGAAGACATGAAGGCCAAAATGAAGGATAGAAACCTGACGATGGATCAAGTGGTTTCCTTAGCAGGTATTGTGGAATGGGAAGCCCGAAAGGATGTCGAAAAACCACGAATTGCAGGTGTTTACTCAAACCGATTGCGTGATGGCATGTTGTTACAAGCAGATCCGACCGTGCAATTTGCCCTTATGGAGACCGACGGTGGGATCATGCGCCGCTTGCTCTACCGAGACTATGCCTTTCCTCACCCATACAACACCTACATCCATCCCGGACTCCCACCGGGTGCCATCACAAACCCCTCCTTTAATGCCGTGAAAGCCGCCATTAACCCCGAAAAACACGATTTTTATTACTTTGTAGCAGATGGAACCGGCGGACACCTTTTTAGCAGAACCCTCGGCGAGCATAATGCACGCGCTGCCGAATATCAGGCATTGATGCGGGTTCGCCGGGCGGAACAAAGAAGAGAAGCAGAACAAGTACAAAACGCTGGCGATAATAATACGACCCAATAA
- the pheA gene encoding chorismate mutase, which translates to MSDASNLLLRLDAVTPITPEHPTQEDLIPWRDRIDAIDRLMINLLNERANCAVAIGHIKRKVGLPVYVPAREEDVLNNVTAANPGPLSNQAVRRLYERIIDETRSLERQLSENNV; encoded by the coding sequence ATGTCCGACGCTTCCAACCTACTTTTGCGTTTAGATGCGGTAACGCCAATCACACCGGAGCATCCTACCCAAGAAGATTTGATCCCTTGGCGAGACCGAATAGACGCCATAGATCGTTTGATGATTAACTTGCTGAATGAACGCGCAAATTGTGCGGTGGCCATTGGACACATCAAACGCAAGGTAGGACTTCCGGTTTATGTACCCGCAAGAGAGGAAGATGTCTTGAACAATGTAACAGCTGCCAACCCAGGCCCTCTTTCCAACCAAGCCGTTCGGCGTTTGTATGAACGGATTATTGATGAAACACGCTCCCTTGAACGACAACTAAGCGAAAACAATGTCTGA
- a CDS encoding GNAT family N-acetyltransferase, with product MTPKTPVKVRPMQSEDENALIRLFTQTVRRINAIDYTPEQITAWAPDPPDLERWKMVFQPPVQTYIVEIANKMAGFGQIAPDGYLNCFYVHANFQRQGVGSRLMKRLLEQAHVWQLNRLYADVSLTAQPFFNTFGFEVVSRQTVLVRGVGMDNFRMEKLLHPTEVVVQP from the coding sequence ATGACGCCAAAAACACCAGTCAAGGTTCGTCCCATGCAGTCGGAGGACGAAAATGCACTCATCCGACTGTTCACACAGACCGTTCGACGGATAAACGCAATAGACTATACCCCCGAACAAATTACAGCATGGGCGCCCGACCCGCCCGACCTTGAACGCTGGAAAATGGTTTTTCAGCCGCCCGTACAAACGTATATTGTAGAAATTGCCAATAAAATGGCTGGTTTTGGCCAAATTGCACCTGATGGCTATCTAAATTGTTTTTATGTACATGCCAATTTCCAACGACAAGGGGTTGGAAGCCGACTCATGAAGCGTCTATTGGAACAGGCGCACGTCTGGCAATTAAATCGCTTGTATGCTGATGTTAGCCTTACAGCGCAGCCCTTTTTCAATACGTTTGGCTTTGAAGTGGTGTCCCGCCAGACTGTTCTGGTGCGCGGCGTGGGGATGGATAACTTCAGAATGGAGAAACTTTTGCATCCAACAGAAGTAGTGGTGCAACCTTAA
- the tsaD gene encoding tRNA (adenosine(37)-N6)-threonylcarbamoyltransferase complex transferase subunit TsaD, with protein sequence MNNPRVLLAIESSCDDTAAAVFLDGHLRSSILSSQEIHSSFGGVVPELASRDHQRRIVPVVEKALAQAGVSRHEIDALAVTYGPGLAGSLLVGLSFTKAFAMAKNVPFVGVNHMEGHMYSVFLEDNPPKFPFLCLTVSGGHTELTVVEEGFRHTKIGKTRDDAAGEAFDKVAKLLELGYPGGPKIDKLAREGNPKYIRFPRTNLPGYDFSFSGIKTATLYHLGRMTDEERNHETTHHLPDLCASFQAAIIDMLLAPTLRAIAETGLQHVAVVGGVSANSALRTAITEAGLKHGFSVHIPALKYCMDNAAMIGITGLFKLRAGITSPLSLNAQPNLSV encoded by the coding sequence ATGAACAATCCTCGTGTACTTTTGGCCATCGAGTCTTCCTGCGACGATACTGCCGCCGCCGTTTTTTTGGACGGACACCTTCGATCCTCTATCCTCTCCTCTCAGGAAATTCACAGCAGTTTTGGCGGCGTTGTTCCGGAACTGGCCTCCCGCGACCATCAGCGCCGCATTGTTCCCGTGGTAGAAAAAGCTTTGGCGCAAGCGGGGGTCTCTCGGCACGAGATAGACGCCCTTGCCGTAACCTATGGTCCCGGATTGGCGGGTTCTTTATTGGTCGGGCTTAGCTTTACGAAAGCCTTTGCAATGGCTAAAAACGTGCCTTTTGTTGGGGTAAACCACATGGAAGGGCACATGTATTCCGTCTTTCTGGAAGACAATCCGCCCAAGTTTCCGTTTTTGTGCCTCACCGTTTCGGGCGGACACACCGAGTTGACCGTAGTTGAGGAAGGTTTCCGGCACACCAAAATTGGCAAAACCCGTGACGATGCAGCCGGAGAAGCCTTCGATAAAGTGGCCAAATTATTGGAATTAGGCTATCCCGGTGGCCCCAAAATTGACAAATTGGCCCGTGAAGGGAATCCCAAGTACATCCGATTTCCGCGCACCAACTTACCGGGCTACGATTTTTCTTTTAGCGGCATCAAAACCGCCACATTATATCATCTGGGCCGCATGACCGACGAAGAACGCAACCATGAAACGACCCATCATTTACCAGATTTGTGTGCCTCGTTCCAAGCCGCCATTATTGATATGTTATTGGCTCCTACCTTACGTGCCATTGCTGAAACGGGCTTGCAACACGTGGCGGTCGTTGGGGGCGTCTCGGCAAACTCAGCACTGCGTACAGCAATTACCGAGGCTGGGCTTAAACATGGCTTTTCCGTCCATATTCCAGCCCTGAAATATTGTATGGACAATGCCGCCATGATTGGTATTACCGGATTGTTCAAACTCCGTGCGGGGATCACAAGTCCATTATCCCTCAATGCACAGCCCAATTTATCCGTTTGA
- a CDS encoding sigma-70 family RNA polymerase sigma factor, whose translation MTWSDEDLITAYLEKGDERAFGLLLSRHQERVFSYLMGMVKDVNIANDLFQDTFLRVISALQERRGSYQQQGRFIYWVIRIARNTTLDYLRTRKKWKDVADAEDDENSFWDRLSDDAPNAADLMMSLEQREWLEACIAQLSPEQREVLLMRHDAGLSFKEIAVLTNCSINTALGRMRYALLNLQKIMARMGKPELVDLNE comes from the coding sequence ATGACTTGGTCGGACGAAGATTTAATTACCGCATACCTCGAAAAAGGAGACGAGCGGGCCTTCGGTTTGCTTCTTAGCCGCCATCAAGAGCGTGTTTTTAGCTATTTGATGGGTATGGTGAAGGATGTGAACATCGCCAACGACTTATTTCAAGACACTTTTCTGCGCGTCATTTCCGCGTTGCAGGAGCGTCGTGGGTCGTATCAGCAACAAGGCCGTTTTATCTATTGGGTTATTCGGATAGCCCGAAACACCACCTTAGACTACCTACGCACACGCAAAAAGTGGAAAGATGTGGCGGATGCCGAGGACGACGAAAACAGCTTCTGGGATCGCCTCTCCGACGATGCCCCCAATGCTGCCGATCTGATGATGAGTTTGGAGCAACGGGAATGGTTGGAGGCTTGCATTGCGCAATTATCGCCCGAACAACGCGAGGTTTTGCTTATGCGTCACGATGCCGGCCTAAGTTTTAAAGAAATTGCGGTACTCACAAACTGCTCCATTAATACAGCGTTGGGAAGAATGCGTTATGCACTACTCAACCTGCAAAAAATAATGGCACGAATGGGAAAGCCAGAATTGGTGGATTTAAACGAATAA
- a CDS encoding isoprenylcysteine carboxylmethyltransferase family protein: MKDLLRYSLFLYMILVFGLTFFLPTWRVWKKTGIFPITFGKTGNAHDFTGNVFKMLLILLLGMGAVYAFWPKAIDYLLPVWYIRHPSVQLTGVALLFLALIWLVVAQYQMGLSWRIGIDEKNVTDLVTTGVFTYSRNPIFLGMLVTMLGIFLVLPNAVSLAILSMSFVMIQVQVRLEEAWLRTQHQTSYAHYCRQTRRWL, translated from the coding sequence ATGAAAGACCTCCTCCGGTATAGCCTTTTCTTGTACATGATCCTTGTTTTTGGATTAACGTTCTTTCTGCCGACTTGGCGCGTTTGGAAAAAAACAGGCATTTTTCCCATTACCTTCGGTAAAACCGGTAACGCACATGATTTCACAGGAAACGTCTTTAAGATGCTGTTAATACTGCTTTTAGGAATGGGGGCGGTCTATGCGTTTTGGCCCAAAGCCATTGATTATTTGTTGCCCGTTTGGTATATCCGGCATCCCTCGGTGCAATTAACGGGAGTGGCACTTTTGTTTCTCGCCCTGATCTGGCTGGTGGTGGCGCAGTACCAAATGGGGCTGTCTTGGCGGATTGGTATTGATGAGAAAAACGTGACGGACTTGGTAACAACAGGTGTTTTTACATATTCAAGAAACCCTATTTTTCTTGGCATGTTGGTCACAATGCTCGGAATCTTTTTGGTTTTACCCAATGCCGTCTCACTTGCGATATTAAGCATGAGCTTTGTGATGATCCAAGTTCAGGTACGGTTAGAGGAAGCATGGCTCCGCACACAACATCAAACGTCATACGCCCACTATTGTCGCCAAACCCGAAGATGGCTCTAA
- a CDS encoding glycerophosphodiester phosphodiesterase: MAYFIYPIVLLWSTMPHLFAQEFDWQGHRGARGLLPENTIPAFLKALDLGVTTLEMDVVISSDGLAVVSHEAWMNPEICTKPDGMPITQQEARQLRLFNMAYADIRTYDCGQKKHPRFPEQIPIPAYKPLLSDVILAAEAHARRTGRALPQYNIETKTEPNGDGIFQPDPKTFAMVVYKTISDLGIINRTIVQSFDFRTLRVLHRHEPNLRLAMLTADIWGYRIHRWRLGFRPYAFSPYHQSLRTCSIRSAKRDRVKVIPWTVNDPKRMEKLIQMGVDGIITDYPNRIPQR, encoded by the coding sequence ATGGCGTATTTTATTTATCCTATCGTCTTGCTCTGGAGTACCATGCCCCACCTCTTTGCACAAGAATTTGATTGGCAAGGCCATCGCGGAGCGCGGGGTTTATTGCCAGAGAATACCATCCCCGCATTTTTAAAAGCCCTTGATCTGGGTGTGACCACACTCGAGATGGATGTGGTGATTTCGAGTGATGGTCTCGCGGTTGTCTCGCACGAGGCATGGATGAATCCAGAAATCTGTACCAAACCGGATGGTATGCCCATCACGCAACAAGAAGCACGACAACTCCGGCTTTTCAATATGGCATATGCGGATATTCGCACCTATGACTGTGGGCAAAAGAAACACCCCCGTTTTCCAGAACAAATCCCAATTCCGGCCTATAAACCCTTGCTTTCCGATGTGATTCTCGCCGCAGAAGCACACGCCCGCCGTACCGGACGGGCACTGCCGCAGTATAATATTGAGACCAAGACCGAACCCAATGGCGACGGAATATTCCAACCAGATCCCAAAACCTTTGCTATGGTGGTCTATAAAACCATCTCCGATTTGGGCATCATAAACCGCACCATCGTCCAATCCTTCGATTTTCGTACCTTGCGGGTGCTGCATCGCCACGAACCAAACCTACGACTGGCCATGCTAACAGCGGATATTTGGGGATACCGTATTCATCGTTGGCGACTGGGCTTCCGGCCATATGCCTTTAGTCCGTATCACCAATCATTGCGCACATGCAGCATCCGAAGTGCTAAACGGGATCGGGTTAAAGTCATCCCATGGACAGTAAACGACCCTAAACGCATGGAAAAATTAATACAAATGGGCGTTGACGGTATAATTACCGATTACCCAAACCGCATCCCACAGCGCTAA
- a CDS encoding YdeI/OmpD-associated family protein produces the protein MQSPETIEVVYFPHRSDWREWLHLNFRYKKEVWFVFPHKHAGLKAVSYNDAVEEALCFGWIDSTVRKLDDFRKIQRFTPRRPKSTYSQPNIERLKWLLEHNMVHPHIVTSALAVVDKPFHYPADILEAIKQLPEAWAHYQRFSEGYKRIRIAYIEDARPRPEEFLRRLNNFIAKTLAGKRIAGYGGIDKYY, from the coding sequence ATGCAATCACCCGAAACAATCGAAGTCGTTTACTTTCCCCATAGATCCGATTGGCGGGAGTGGCTGCACCTAAATTTTAGGTACAAAAAAGAGGTTTGGTTTGTTTTCCCCCATAAACATGCAGGTCTCAAGGCAGTATCGTATAACGATGCCGTAGAAGAAGCCCTTTGTTTTGGCTGGATAGATAGCACTGTTCGGAAACTCGACGATTTTCGGAAAATACAACGCTTTACCCCCCGCAGGCCCAAAAGTACCTACTCGCAACCTAATATTGAGCGTCTAAAGTGGCTTTTAGAACATAATATGGTACACCCTCATATCGTGACATCGGCTCTGGCGGTGGTTGACAAGCCGTTCCATTACCCCGCTGATATTCTGGAAGCCATTAAGCAACTTCCCGAAGCATGGGCGCATTACCAAAGGTTTTCGGAAGGATACAAACGGATTAGAATCGCCTATATTGAAGATGCCCGACCAAGACCGGAGGAGTTCCTGAGGCGCTTAAACAACTTTATCGCCAAAACACTGGCCGGAAAACGAATAGCTGGATACGGTGGAATTGATAAATATTATTAA
- a CDS encoding PLP-dependent transferase — protein MQHTETLSVHAGREDFRNLGVHAPPLDFSTTYPIHDLEGATASLDAFIQGSQIPEEPIYARLYNPTVARFEAAMAQLEGAAASVAFGSGMAALTACLLAVRTNGTHVVAVRPLYGSSDHLLGSDLLGMRVTFTTPDAVQEALRPDTSLVVIETPANPTVSLVDVADVVAQAKGVPVLVDATFATPILLKPMDFGATFVLHSATKFIGGHGDVMAGVLSTTEAWAGKLRQVRIMTGGLLHPMAAYLLHRGLPTLPIRVLKAQENAKILAERLKTHETVKKVYYPGNAGGDPNGLIGKQMMGPGSIISFEVGDYKAAAQVLRLVKHITPAVSLGSTDTLIQHPAGLTHRVVSEEGKKAGHISEGLLRISVGLEHPDDLWTDLKQALDAQ, from the coding sequence ATGCAACATACCGAAACATTGTCTGTACACGCTGGCCGTGAGGACTTCCGTAATTTGGGCGTACATGCGCCTCCTTTAGACTTCTCGACCACTTACCCTATTCATGATTTGGAGGGGGCAACGGCCAGTTTAGATGCCTTCATACAAGGTAGCCAAATCCCAGAAGAACCCATTTACGCAAGACTCTATAACCCAACGGTGGCACGATTCGAGGCCGCAATGGCCCAACTTGAAGGAGCGGCGGCATCGGTTGCATTTGGGTCGGGAATGGCTGCCCTCACCGCTTGTTTATTGGCTGTACGAACCAACGGAACCCATGTGGTGGCCGTGCGCCCACTGTATGGCTCCTCGGATCACCTCCTCGGCTCCGATCTTCTGGGGATGCGTGTCACGTTTACAACACCCGATGCCGTCCAAGAAGCCCTCCGGCCTGATACAAGTTTGGTGGTGATCGAAACGCCAGCCAATCCGACAGTCTCGCTCGTAGATGTGGCAGATGTGGTTGCACAAGCGAAGGGGGTACCCGTCTTGGTGGATGCCACTTTTGCAACGCCCATTCTCCTAAAGCCGATGGACTTTGGGGCAACATTTGTCCTTCATTCTGCCACAAAATTTATTGGCGGCCATGGCGATGTGATGGCCGGCGTCCTTTCTACAACCGAGGCTTGGGCGGGTAAACTGCGTCAAGTACGCATCATGACGGGTGGGCTTTTACATCCGATGGCGGCATATCTTTTGCATCGTGGCCTGCCCACACTGCCGATTAGGGTCTTAAAGGCCCAAGAAAATGCCAAAATCCTTGCCGAGCGGCTAAAAACGCATGAGACCGTAAAAAAGGTATATTATCCGGGCAATGCAGGTGGCGACCCAAATGGATTGATCGGAAAACAAATGATGGGGCCGGGGAGCATTATCTCCTTCGAGGTGGGAGATTATAAGGCCGCTGCTCAGGTACTCCGTTTGGTGAAACACATTACCCCCGCTGTGAGCTTGGGTTCCACCGACACTTTAATCCAGCATCCGGCAGGGCTAACACACCGCGTGGTTTCTGAAGAAGGAAAAAAAGCGGGACATATTTCGGAAGGACTGTTGCGGATATCCGTTGGTCTTGAACATCCCGATGACCTTTGGACGGACTTAAAACAAGCCTTAGATGCGCAATAA
- a CDS encoding Lrp/AsnC family transcriptional regulator, whose protein sequence is MNYLLDKTDCEIVRILQKNARLSNKELAYEIGLSPSSCLERVRRLQDQGIFEGFHAELHPPAVGIGMQAMIAVRLTHHALNTVEAFREYILTNSAVIGLFHVTGANDFLIHVAVTDANHLRSLLLSAFSTRPEVTHIETSIIFEYTRRFQMPVYTKKEV, encoded by the coding sequence ATGAACTATCTTTTGGACAAAACGGACTGCGAAATTGTGCGCATTTTACAGAAGAATGCACGGTTGTCTAACAAAGAATTGGCCTATGAAATTGGCCTTTCTCCTTCGTCTTGTTTGGAACGAGTGCGACGTTTGCAGGATCAAGGGATTTTTGAAGGCTTCCATGCAGAGCTTCATCCGCCCGCTGTGGGGATTGGTATGCAGGCCATGATTGCTGTACGGCTTACCCATCACGCCCTAAATACGGTAGAGGCTTTTCGGGAATACATCCTGACAAATTCGGCGGTCATCGGGCTGTTTCACGTTACAGGAGCAAATGATTTTCTGATTCATGTTGCCGTGACAGATGCCAACCACCTGCGTTCGCTTTTATTAAGTGCTTTTTCCACACGTCCTGAAGTGACCCATATAGAAACCTCTATTATTTTTGAATATACCCGACGATTCCAAATGCCCGTTTATACCAAAAAAGAAGTGTAG
- the tgt gene encoding tRNA guanosine(34) transglycosylase Tgt yields the protein MKFTLLHTDNQSNARAGLLETDHGTIETPIFMPVGTVGSVKAVPPRDLLDEVKAQIILGNTYHLYLRPGTNLLQEAGGLHKFASWPKPMLTDSGGFQVYSLADNRKLSEEGVRFQSHIDGSTHFFTPESVMDIERTIGADIMMVLDECPPGDAPYEYAKKSLALTLRWAKRCRDRFETTEPLYGYQQTLFPIVQGVVYPDLRRESAQAVVDMGFEGYAIGGLSVGEPAPLMYEMVEVVNQILPADKPRYLMGVGTPENLIENVARGVDMFDCVMPTRNGRNGMLFTTEGIVNIKNKKWEADFSSIDPGLEGYIHRTFSKAYLRHLFKAGEILGLWIASVQNLTFYLWLMRQMRTAILEGRFDTWRREWLPKVSRRL from the coding sequence ATGAAATTTACCCTGCTCCATACAGACAATCAATCAAATGCCCGTGCAGGCCTCCTCGAAACCGATCATGGAACCATTGAAACGCCCATTTTTATGCCGGTTGGCACAGTTGGTAGCGTAAAAGCTGTTCCACCGCGTGACCTTTTGGATGAGGTTAAGGCACAAATTATTCTCGGAAATACATACCATCTTTATCTAAGGCCGGGTACGAATTTATTACAAGAAGCGGGCGGACTGCATAAGTTTGCCTCTTGGCCCAAGCCCATGCTCACGGATTCGGGTGGCTTTCAGGTGTATTCGCTGGCTGATAACCGTAAACTATCGGAAGAGGGTGTGCGTTTCCAAAGTCATATAGACGGCTCTACCCACTTTTTTACGCCAGAATCCGTGATGGACATCGAGCGTACTATTGGGGCTGATATTATGATGGTGCTTGATGAGTGCCCGCCCGGAGATGCGCCGTATGAGTATGCCAAAAAGTCGCTTGCATTGACATTACGGTGGGCAAAACGTTGCCGCGACCGTTTTGAGACCACCGAGCCTTTGTATGGGTATCAACAAACGCTTTTTCCGATTGTGCAAGGGGTGGTTTATCCCGACCTCCGGCGGGAATCCGCGCAGGCAGTGGTGGATATGGGGTTTGAGGGCTATGCCATTGGCGGACTTTCGGTGGGGGAACCAGCCCCATTGATGTACGAAATGGTGGAAGTGGTGAACCAAATTTTGCCTGCTGATAAGCCGCGTTATTTGATGGGCGTAGGAACACCGGAAAACCTGATCGAGAATGTAGCACGGGGTGTGGACATGTTCGACTGTGTAATGCCTACCCGAAATGGCCGTAATGGGATGCTTTTTACCACCGAAGGTATTGTGAACATCAAAAACAAAAAGTGGGAAGCAGACTTTTCGTCTATTGATCCGGGCTTGGAGGGTTATATCCATCGTACTTTTAGCAAGGCATACCTCCGTCACTTGTTTAAAGCGGGTGAAATTCTGGGTCTTTGGATTGCCTCGGTTCAGAACCTAACATTCTACCTTTGGTTGATGCGTCAAATGAGAACGGCCATTTTGGAAGGGCGGTTTGATACGTGGCGGCGCGAGTGGCTCCCAAAAGTTTCCCGCCGATTGTAA
- a CDS encoding DUF4249 family protein, with protein sequence MRPFLYGLSVLLFVLVGCDNTIQPYIQNAPVRLSVYGYLDTARDTQFVRITPLQRADGSGLYLIGNVQTEAKSTGTAIAWRDSSVSTTDGQTAHLFYAMFRPMANETYTLRVTDATGYEATATTTVPPTPIVTLQAPIRDAGQGWIQRMLVQTPVLPYRAKVWYKAAKDDVTPPIAFRFDYHTAGELTSGQWNVPVKLQNDFFLMADMLKTPSGVRLYDISVEGVRLDAQWEQLLHKPNTPLQNVHQGLGFWGSQNRYVAKWKVPPEILRQMGHVDRQ encoded by the coding sequence ATGCGCCCTTTTTTGTATGGATTAAGTGTTTTACTCTTTGTCTTGGTTGGATGCGACAATACCATTCAGCCTTATATACAGAATGCTCCGGTAAGGCTCTCGGTCTATGGATATTTGGATACCGCAAGAGATACGCAATTTGTGCGGATAACGCCTTTGCAACGGGCTGACGGAAGTGGCTTGTACCTTATTGGAAACGTACAAACCGAAGCGAAAAGCACCGGTACGGCGATCGCTTGGCGAGATTCTTCGGTCAGTACTACCGACGGCCAAACGGCCCATTTATTTTATGCGATGTTCCGCCCAATGGCAAATGAGACCTATACCTTGCGCGTGACAGATGCAACAGGGTACGAAGCCACCGCCACCACTACGGTTCCGCCTACGCCCATCGTTACCCTTCAAGCGCCTATTCGGGATGCAGGACAAGGCTGGATTCAACGCATGTTGGTACAAACGCCCGTCCTGCCGTATCGCGCAAAAGTCTGGTACAAAGCTGCAAAAGATGACGTTACGCCACCAATTGCCTTCCGGTTCGATTATCACACGGCTGGAGAACTAACATCCGGACAGTGGAATGTGCCCGTAAAGCTCCAAAATGACTTCTTTCTAATGGCGGATATGCTCAAGACCCCTTCGGGAGTACGTCTTTATGACATCTCGGTGGAAGGGGTGAGGTTAGACGCCCAATGGGAGCAGCTCTTGCACAAGCCCAATACCCCTCTCCAAAATGTACACCAAGGCTTAGGCTTCTGGGGTTCTCAAAATCGGTATGTGGCGAAGTGGAAAGTTCCGCCGGAGATCCTCCGCCAAATGGGGCATGTAGATCGTCAGTAG